The Kineothrix sp. MB12-C1 genome includes a window with the following:
- a CDS encoding glycosyltransferase family 2 protein, whose amino-acid sequence MQEEKLKGIDEASYYKEAYEREHIKCADLAGRIAELEEKNDELSFKINRIKSNPIWKASAPVRRGVHFLLRLRSRLKNCGNLRGIIAKIKYKQREREAMESFGTASFPDEARRKQERESVFPRMVKFSILVPLYNTPVEFLKAMLDSVINQTYENWELCLADGSDSEHAYVGEVCKEYIERDRAYGKGESRILYQKLEKNEKISGNTNRCYGMATGEYIGLFDHDDILHPSVLYEYNKAVNEQDADYIYCDETTFKNNDINKMLTMHFKPDYAIDNLRANNYICHFSVFDRKLLEGTELFRSKYDGSQDHDMILRLTDRAKKVVHVPKLMYYWRSHAGSVASGIEAKPYAIDAAKGAVAEHLRKHGYKHFKITSTRAFETIFKISYQIIGNPKISIIISNKDHKDDLDRCITSILEKSTYDNYEVIIVENNSETAEIWEYYEKLKEDERIKIVDANESKATKGSFNYSAVNNLGVEEASGDYILLLNNDTQVITVNWMEELLMYAQREDVGAVGAKLYYENKTIQHAGVVLALGAHRTAGHSHYGQHRENLGYMGRLCYAQDVSAVTGACLMVSRELYDKVGGLDESFAISLNDVDFCLKLRQLGYLNVFTPFAELYHFESISRGLDDKGEKAKRYEEESARFRGKWKEVLQKGDPYYNPNFSLDRSDFSLKIEKNMI is encoded by the coding sequence ATGCAGGAGGAAAAGTTAAAAGGCATAGATGAGGCTTCTTATTACAAGGAAGCTTATGAGAGGGAGCATATCAAATGTGCTGATCTGGCGGGCAGGATTGCGGAACTGGAAGAGAAGAACGACGAGCTCTCCTTTAAAATAAACAGAATTAAGAGCAATCCGATTTGGAAGGCAAGTGCTCCTGTTCGCAGGGGAGTCCATTTCCTATTGCGTCTGCGCAGTCGGTTGAAAAACTGTGGAAATCTTAGGGGAATTATAGCCAAGATTAAATATAAGCAAAGAGAGCGGGAGGCGATGGAAAGCTTCGGAACGGCCAGCTTTCCAGATGAGGCCAGAAGAAAACAAGAGAGGGAAAGTGTCTTTCCCCGTATGGTGAAGTTCAGTATTTTGGTGCCTCTTTACAATACACCGGTAGAATTTCTGAAGGCGATGCTCGATTCTGTAATAAATCAGACGTATGAGAATTGGGAACTCTGCCTTGCGGATGGCTCCGATAGTGAACATGCTTATGTAGGTGAAGTGTGCAAAGAATATATTGAAAGAGACAGAGCCTATGGGAAAGGGGAATCCCGTATTCTTTATCAGAAGCTGGAGAAGAATGAAAAGATATCGGGGAATACCAACCGCTGCTATGGGATGGCTACGGGAGAGTATATCGGCCTGTTCGATCATGATGATATATTGCATCCATCAGTGCTTTATGAATATAATAAAGCGGTCAATGAGCAAGATGCTGATTATATTTATTGTGATGAAACGACCTTTAAAAATAACGATATCAATAAAATGCTCACTATGCATTTTAAGCCGGATTACGCTATCGATAATCTTCGTGCCAATAATTATATCTGTCATTTCAGCGTATTTGACAGGAAGCTTTTGGAAGGTACCGAGCTCTTTCGTTCGAAATATGACGGCAGTCAGGATCACGATATGATTCTCAGACTGACCGACCGTGCGAAAAAAGTGGTACATGTACCTAAATTGATGTATTACTGGCGCTCTCATGCAGGCAGTGTGGCATCCGGTATTGAAGCGAAGCCTTATGCCATCGATGCGGCGAAAGGGGCAGTGGCAGAACATTTGCGCAAGCACGGATATAAGCATTTCAAGATTACGAGTACGAGGGCTTTTGAGACGATTTTCAAGATTAGTTATCAGATTATAGGCAATCCGAAGATTTCTATTATTATTTCTAATAAGGATCATAAGGATGACCTCGATAGATGTATTACTTCCATCCTGGAGAAATCCACTTATGATAATTATGAGGTCATTATCGTAGAGAATAACAGCGAAACTGCAGAAATATGGGAATACTATGAAAAGCTCAAAGAAGATGAGAGAATAAAGATAGTGGATGCCAATGAAAGTAAGGCCACAAAAGGAAGTTTCAATTATTCGGCAGTCAACAATCTGGGAGTGGAGGAGGCATCGGGAGACTATATTCTGCTTTTGAATAATGATACGCAGGTCATCACGGTCAATTGGATGGAAGAGCTTCTGATGTATGCGCAAAGAGAAGACGTTGGGGCAGTAGGAGCCAAGCTTTACTATGAGAATAAGACGATACAGCATGCAGGTGTTGTTCTGGCTCTTGGCGCTCATCGTACGGCAGGACATAGTCATTATGGGCAGCATAGAGAAAATCTGGGGTATATGGGAAGGCTTTGCTATGCTCAGGATGTGTCGGCAGTAACAGGGGCTTGCCTTATGGTTTCCAGAGAATTATACGATAAAGTAGGAGGGCTGGATGAGTCTTTCGCTATTTCTTTAAACGATGTGGATTTCTGCCTCAAACTTCGACAACTGGGATATTTGAATGTATTCACCCCTTTTGCGGAGTTATATCATTTTGAGTCCATATCCAGAGGTTTGGATGATAAGGGGGAAAAAGCGAAGAGGTATGAGGAAGAATCGGCAAGGTTCAGGGGGAAGTGGAAAGAGGTGCTCCAAAAGGGCGACCCTTATTACAATCCTAATTTTTCTTTAGACAGGAGTGACTTTTCTTTAAAAATTGAAAAAAATATGATATAA